The following are encoded in a window of Paraburkholderia sp. HP33-1 genomic DNA:
- a CDS encoding AMP-binding protein, with protein MIALHDLLSAEAALATASAPVCRDGAVLLDRAAFRARVAGLIELVRTHGAPRCALCIDDPFEFACALFALFACGKEPVIPANATPGYLADLAGAYDFMMTDADLPPFAASAQAHAAAHTAHPIDPHAPLTLYTSGSSGTPKPIRKTLAQFNAEVHTLEQQWGALIGDATMLSSVPHHHIYGLLFRVLWPLAAGRAFDRAIGMEPLQLQARIAQCGATAIVSTPAQLSRWPALPGFAALTPAPRAFFSSGGPLAADAAQPYAATYGAAPFEIYGSTETGGIAWRRHDEGDAWQPVAGVEVRGDDDGALCVRSPHLDHDGWHRTGDRIAFDADGRFRLQGRLDRVLKLGGKRVSLPELEARLALHPYVAQAALVPLEGASRERVGAVVALTEAGGAVLRDEGRVALAKTLRRHLADYFDAVVLPRHWRFRVSLPFDVRGKLPASAVAAAFAPRAEGMEVLAETRGGHTLHYVLRVPPTLVHFAGHFPGLPILPGVVQVDWAARLAAGHWPRVREVASVERLKFMAPVPPGAVLELTLACDVARRRVQFTYRLDGRECASGLLVHREDA; from the coding sequence ATGATCGCGTTGCATGATCTGTTGTCGGCCGAAGCGGCGCTCGCCACGGCTTCTGCGCCGGTGTGCCGCGACGGCGCCGTGTTGCTCGATCGCGCGGCGTTTCGCGCACGTGTCGCGGGCTTGATCGAACTCGTGCGAACGCACGGCGCGCCGCGTTGCGCGCTTTGTATCGACGATCCGTTCGAGTTCGCCTGCGCGTTGTTCGCGCTGTTTGCGTGCGGCAAGGAGCCGGTGATCCCGGCCAATGCAACGCCGGGCTATCTCGCCGATCTCGCGGGCGCTTACGACTTCATGATGACGGATGCGGATCTGCCGCCATTCGCCGCATCGGCACAGGCGCATGCCGCCGCTCACACCGCGCACCCGATCGATCCGCACGCGCCGCTCACGCTCTATACGTCCGGCAGCAGCGGCACGCCGAAGCCGATCCGCAAGACGCTCGCGCAATTCAACGCCGAAGTTCACACGCTGGAACAGCAGTGGGGCGCGTTGATCGGCGACGCGACGATGCTCTCGAGCGTGCCGCATCACCACATCTACGGTCTGCTGTTTCGCGTGCTGTGGCCGCTCGCGGCTGGCCGCGCGTTCGATCGCGCGATCGGCATGGAGCCGCTGCAGCTACAGGCGCGCATCGCGCAATGCGGCGCGACGGCGATTGTGTCGACGCCCGCGCAACTATCGCGCTGGCCCGCGTTGCCGGGCTTCGCCGCGCTCACGCCCGCGCCGCGCGCGTTCTTTTCGTCGGGCGGTCCGCTCGCGGCCGACGCCGCGCAGCCCTATGCGGCGACCTACGGCGCGGCGCCGTTCGAAATCTACGGCAGCACGGAGACCGGCGGCATCGCGTGGCGGCGCCATGACGAGGGCGACGCGTGGCAGCCGGTCGCCGGCGTCGAGGTGCGCGGCGACGACGACGGCGCGCTGTGCGTGCGCTCGCCGCATCTCGATCACGACGGCTGGCATCGCACGGGCGACCGCATTGCCTTCGATGCTGACGGGCGCTTCCGTTTGCAGGGGCGCCTTGACCGCGTGCTGAAGCTCGGCGGCAAGCGCGTATCGCTGCCGGAACTCGAGGCGCGTCTCGCGCTGCATCCGTATGTCGCGCAGGCGGCGCTGGTGCCGCTCGAAGGCGCGTCGCGCGAACGGGTCGGCGCGGTGGTCGCGCTGACCGAAGCGGGCGGTGCGGTGTTGCGCGACGAAGGCCGCGTCGCGCTCGCGAAAACGCTGCGCCGGCATCTGGCTGATTACTTCGATGCAGTCGTGCTGCCGCGCCACTGGCGTTTTCGCGTGAGCCTGCCGTTCGATGTGCGCGGCAAGCTGCCCGCGAGCGCGGTCGCGGCCGCGTTCGCGCCGCGCGCCGAGGGCATGGAAGTGCTCGCCGAAACGCGCGGAGGCCACACGCTGCACTACGTGCTGCGCGTGCCGCCGACGCTCGTGCATTTCGCCGGCCACTTTCCGGGCCTGCCGATTCTGCCGGGCGTCGTGCAGGTCGACTGGGCGGCGCGGCTCGCGGCTGGGCATTGGCCGCGGGTGCGTGAAGTGGCTTCGGTCGAGCGGTTGAAGTTCATGGCGCCGGTGCCGCCCGGTGCGGTGCTCGAACTCACGCTCGCCTGCGACGTCGCGCGCCGTCGCGTGCAGTTCACGTACCGGCTCGACGGACGCGAATGCGCGTCGGGCCTCCTCGTGCATCGGGAGGACGCGTGA
- a CDS encoding acyl carrier protein: protein MSEAEILERIRAIFKDNFAIEPERVTPDANLFEDLDLDSIDAVDLAIKLQEMTGRRIKPDDFKSVRTVGDVIGAVESLLAAQG from the coding sequence GTGTCTGAGGCTGAGATTCTCGAGCGCATCCGCGCGATCTTCAAGGACAACTTCGCGATCGAGCCGGAGCGCGTGACGCCCGATGCCAACCTGTTTGAAGACCTCGATCTCGACAGCATCGACGCAGTCGATCTCGCGATCAAGCTGCAGGAAATGACCGGCCGTCGCATCAAGCCGGACGACTTCAAGTCCGTACGCACGGTCGGTGACGTGATCGGCGCGGTCGAATCGCTGCTCGCGGCGCAAGGCTGA
- a CDS encoding phosphopantetheine-binding protein: protein MDSLKLEIKKLLIEALDLEDLSPADIDDDAPLFGSDGIGLDSIDALEIGIVLRKQYQLTIAANDERTREHFRSINTLAALVGSQREVPHATTRKGD from the coding sequence ATGGATTCTTTAAAACTGGAAATTAAAAAGCTTCTGATCGAAGCCCTCGATCTCGAAGACCTGAGCCCCGCCGATATCGATGACGACGCCCCGTTGTTCGGTTCCGACGGCATCGGTCTCGATTCAATCGACGCGCTCGAGATCGGCATCGTGCTGCGCAAACAATACCAACTGACCATCGCGGCGAACGACGAACGCACGCGCGAGCACTTTCGCTCGATCAACACGCTCGCCGCGTTGGTCGGGAGTCAGCGCGAAGTGCCGCACGCAACCACGAGGAAGGGGGATTGA
- a CDS encoding lysophospholipid acyltransferase family protein, whose product MTARLDYAWRFCATGFAFVVFGVCGVLFSVLVFPFAWLWPHRASRQRVVTVVIHRFFRTLVAVLRGLGVMELEVSGAQALRAGEPAIVVANHPTYLDVMVLLSLTPRACCVVKNAHWRNPCFWGIVRAAEYVSNADATALIDAGAKHLAAGYSMIIFPEGTRSPAPNRLHAFSRGFAHMALKAGAPIVPVLMDCDPPAFTRQMRWYNVPSRAFRMRVNVLAPLGVAELAAHDTTAAIAARSVTNAVEAHITQHLFDYGFFKTGN is encoded by the coding sequence ATGACCGCGCGGCTTGATTACGCATGGCGTTTTTGCGCGACCGGCTTCGCCTTTGTCGTGTTCGGCGTGTGCGGCGTGCTGTTTTCGGTGCTCGTGTTTCCGTTCGCGTGGCTGTGGCCGCATCGCGCGTCGCGGCAGCGAGTGGTGACCGTGGTGATCCACCGGTTTTTCCGCACGCTCGTCGCGGTGCTGCGCGGTCTCGGCGTGATGGAGCTCGAGGTGTCCGGTGCGCAGGCGTTGCGCGCGGGGGAGCCCGCGATCGTCGTCGCGAATCACCCGACTTACCTCGACGTGATGGTTCTGCTGTCGCTGACGCCGCGCGCGTGCTGCGTCGTGAAGAACGCGCACTGGCGCAACCCGTGTTTCTGGGGGATCGTGCGCGCGGCCGAATACGTGAGCAACGCGGACGCGACCGCCCTCATCGACGCAGGCGCGAAGCACCTCGCGGCCGGCTATTCGATGATTATTTTTCCGGAGGGCACGCGCAGCCCCGCGCCGAACCGGCTGCACGCGTTTTCGCGCGGTTTCGCGCATATGGCGCTGAAGGCCGGTGCGCCGATCGTGCCGGTGTTGATGGATTGCGATCCGCCCGCGTTCACGCGGCAGATGCGCTGGTACAACGTGCCGTCGCGCGCTTTCCGGATGCGCGTGAACGTGCTCGCACCGCTTGGCGTCGCCGAACTGGCCGCGCACGACACCACCGCGGCCATTGCGGCGCGCAGCGTGACGAATGCCGTCGAAGCCCACATTACCCAGCACCTGTTTGACTATGGATTCTTTAAAACTGGAAATTAA
- a CDS encoding beta-ketoacyl synthase chain length factor — protein MSDLHWTIPVGRWSSWPATASAAPDIGFIEPIVRRRLSTLSKVALKVAHDCVAQNPARVVFASRHGELRRTTDILRSISAGEPVSPTAFSLSVLNAMTGVFGIARGDRSAASAVSAGAQTLGYALLEAYAQYATQPDAPVLLVYADEPADLAYGTIEDEVQGGAIAVLLDSEASAGHIVCSLTRADGVADGTRDGPRPASSDAARFPTQSQALLHCLETGAPARWECAGAVWHWRWDDRAA, from the coding sequence ATGTCCGATCTGCACTGGACCATTCCGGTCGGTCGCTGGTCTAGCTGGCCGGCTACCGCATCTGCCGCGCCCGACATCGGCTTTATCGAGCCGATCGTGCGGCGGCGTCTCAGCACGCTGTCCAAGGTCGCGCTCAAGGTCGCGCACGACTGTGTCGCGCAGAATCCCGCGCGCGTGGTGTTCGCCTCGCGGCATGGGGAATTGCGGCGTACCACCGACATCCTGCGCAGCATCAGCGCGGGCGAGCCGGTGTCGCCTACCGCCTTCAGCCTGTCGGTGTTGAACGCGATGACGGGCGTGTTCGGGATCGCGCGCGGCGACCGCTCGGCTGCGAGCGCGGTATCGGCGGGCGCACAAACGCTCGGCTATGCGCTGCTCGAGGCGTACGCGCAATACGCGACGCAACCGGATGCGCCGGTGCTGCTCGTGTATGCCGACGAACCGGCCGATCTCGCCTACGGCACGATCGAAGACGAAGTGCAGGGCGGGGCGATCGCGGTACTGCTCGATAGCGAGGCGTCGGCCGGGCACATCGTCTGCTCGCTGACCCGCGCGGACGGTGTGGCGGACGGCACCCGGGACGGCCCGCGGCCCGCCTCGAGCGACGCCGCCCGCTTCCCGACCCAGAGCCAGGCGCTGCTGCACTGCCTCGAAACCGGCGCGCCGGCGCGCTGGGAGTGCGCCGGCGCGGTCTGGCATTGGAGGTGGGATGACCGCGCGGCTTGA